The following proteins are encoded in a genomic region of Oryza brachyantha chromosome 11, ObraRS2, whole genome shotgun sequence:
- the LOC121055771 gene encoding E3 ubiquitin-protein ligase BOI-like, with protein sequence MAVQARYGGGMVGVGAVDGGGEVVGVAQEYGALLAKVAMAKNGYGCAAVVSGAQSGLTCNNGGGGGVVVSRKRGREVVEQYVPSSAALLPIPGMVKGVPVTSPAVVVDTASRLVESTMACTSGRPAVAAPALAPFGDALASELFVQSGEIDALVRAECERLRAGLEQARKRQCQAVARAAAAVASRRLQEKEAELGAARRRAAELEERLRQAAVESQAWCGLARSNEAVAAGLRATLDHLLQRAAAPAPVEGSGESDDPAAGADDNDAQSCCFETNTAAAPSARGGAGAGRWACKACGEREASVLLLPCRHLCLCRPCEPRAEACPVCLAVKKVSVVARSPTEM encoded by the coding sequence ATGGCCGTGCAGGCGCGGTACGGTGGCGGCATGGTTGGGGTGGGGGCGGTggatggcggcggtgaggtTGTTGGAGTGGCGCAGGAGTATGGCGCGTTGTTGGCcaaggtggcgatggcgaagaATGGGTATGGCTGCGCTGCGGTGGTCAGCGGCGCGCAGAGCGGGCTGACGTGCAAcaacggcggtggtggtggggtggtggtgtcgaggaagagggggagggaggtggtggagcagtacgtgccgtcgtcggcggcgttgCTGCCGATCCCGGGGATGGTGAAGGGGGTTCCTGTGACGTCGCCGGCTGTGGTGGTCGACACGGCGAGCCGGTTGGTGGAGTCCACCATGGCGTGCACCAGCGGGCGCCCTGCGGTGGCGGCTCCGGCGCTGGCTCCGTTCGGCGACGCGCTCGCGTCGGAGCTGTTCGTCCAGAGCGGCGAGATCGACGCGCTGGTGCGGGCGGAGTGCGAGAGGCTGCGCGCCGGGCTGGAGCAGGCGCGGAAGCGGCAGTGCCaggcggtggcgcgcgcggcggcggcggtggcgtcgcgCCGGCTGCAGGAGAAGGAGGCCGagctcggcgccgcccgccgccgcgcggccgaGCTGGAGGAGCGGCTCCGGCAGGCGGCCGTCGAGAGCCAGGCGTGGTGCGGCCTCGCCCGCAGCAacgaggccgtcgccgccggcctgcgCGCCACGCTCGACCACCTCCTCCAGCGCGCCGCGGCGCCTGCCCCCGTCGAGGGCTCCGGCGAGTCCGACGACCCtgcggccggcgccgacgacaaCGACGCGCAGTCCTGCTGCTTCGAGACGAACACGGCCGCCGCCCCGTCGGcacgtggcggcgccggcgccggcaggtGGGCGTGCAAGGCGTGCGGCGAGCGGGAGGCGTCGGTGCTGCTACTGCCATGCCGGCACCTGTGCCTGTGCCGGCCGTGCGAGCCGAGGGCGGAGGCGTGCCCGGTCTGCCTCGCCGTCAAGAAGGTCTCCGTCGTGGCCCGTTCGCCGACGGAAATGTAA